One genomic segment of Protaetiibacter intestinalis includes these proteins:
- a CDS encoding GNAT family N-acetyltransferase, translating into MLEEEYNPRRALPQHLKKKAAPEPGFAFEIRDATERDLPDIREIYNHYVANSTVTFDEEPQTLTELRAKFRHNAKLGYPWLVAVSPTGQILGYANASPWKQKAAYRYTVENSIYLRAASTGKGLGTALMAEFLRRAKAAGIKEVIAVIADKGADASIAMHQRFGFKEIGHMGKVGFKFGRWLGTVLMQKSLK; encoded by the coding sequence ATGCTCGAGGAGGAGTACAACCCGCGGCGCGCGTTGCCGCAGCACCTCAAGAAGAAGGCCGCCCCCGAGCCGGGGTTCGCGTTCGAGATCCGCGACGCGACGGAGCGGGACCTCCCCGACATCCGGGAGATCTACAACCACTACGTCGCGAACTCGACGGTGACCTTCGACGAGGAGCCGCAGACCCTCACGGAACTGCGGGCGAAGTTCCGCCACAACGCGAAGCTCGGCTACCCGTGGCTCGTCGCGGTGTCGCCCACCGGGCAGATCCTCGGCTACGCGAACGCCTCCCCGTGGAAGCAGAAGGCGGCCTACCGCTACACCGTCGAGAACTCGATCTACCTGCGTGCCGCCTCCACCGGCAAGGGCCTCGGCACGGCGCTCATGGCCGAGTTCCTGCGCCGCGCGAAGGCGGCGGGCATCAAGGAGGTCATCGCCGTCATCGCCGACAAGGGGGCGGATGCCTCGATCGCGATGCACCAGCGCTTCGGCTTCAAGGAGATCGGCCACATGGGCAAGGTGGGGTTCAAGTTCGGGCGCTGGCTCGGCACCGTGCTCATGCAGAAGAGCCTGAAGTAG
- a CDS encoding ABC transporter ATP-binding protein, translated as MSAVIRVEGLEKTFGVGQNAVHAVREASFTLEENRIHGLLGRNGAGKTTLMQLLTGQEFASRGSIRVFGESPVENARVLDRVCFIKESQRYPDDFRVAHVLRSAPWFFSGWDADYAAELVERFRVPVRRRMKKLSRGQLSAVGVIVGLASRAPLTFFDEPYLGLDAVARQLFYDALLADYAEHPRTVVLSTHLIDEVSNLLEHVIVIDEGRILIDADAEALRGSTIDVVGARTAVDAFTAGREVLHRASLGGLATATVAGLDEAGRASARAAGLELAPVSLQQLVIRTTTGGEAAPANGADA; from the coding sequence ATGAGCGCCGTCATCCGGGTCGAAGGGCTCGAGAAGACCTTCGGCGTCGGCCAGAACGCCGTGCACGCGGTGCGCGAGGCGAGCTTCACGCTCGAGGAGAACCGCATCCACGGCCTGCTCGGACGCAACGGGGCCGGCAAGACCACGCTCATGCAACTGCTCACCGGCCAGGAGTTCGCGAGCCGCGGCAGCATCCGCGTGTTCGGCGAGTCCCCCGTCGAGAACGCCCGAGTGCTCGACCGGGTCTGCTTCATCAAGGAGAGCCAGCGCTATCCGGACGACTTCCGGGTGGCGCACGTCCTCCGGAGCGCCCCGTGGTTCTTCTCGGGGTGGGACGCCGACTACGCCGCGGAGCTCGTCGAACGGTTCCGGGTGCCGGTGCGGCGCCGGATGAAGAAGCTCTCGCGCGGCCAGCTCTCGGCCGTCGGCGTGATCGTCGGGCTCGCGAGCCGGGCGCCGCTCACCTTCTTCGACGAGCCGTACCTCGGCCTCGACGCCGTCGCCCGGCAGCTGTTCTACGACGCGCTGCTCGCCGACTACGCCGAGCACCCGCGCACGGTCGTGCTGTCGACGCACCTCATCGACGAGGTGTCGAACCTGCTCGAGCACGTGATCGTGATCGACGAGGGACGCATCCTCATCGACGCGGATGCCGAGGCGCTGCGCGGATCCACGATCGATGTCGTCGGCGCCCGCACCGCGGTCGACGCGTTCACCGCCGGACGCGAGGTGCTGCACCGGGCGAGCCTCGGCGGACTCGCCACGGCGACCGTCGCCGGCCTCGACGAGGCGGGGCGCGCCTCCGCCCGCGCGGCCGGGCTCGAACTGGCCCCGGTCTCGTTGCAGCAGCTCGTGATCCGCACCACCACCGGCGGCGAGGCCGCCCCCGCGAACGGAGCAGACGCATGA
- a CDS encoding GntR family transcriptional regulator produces the protein MDDSRPIFLQIAEQLENDIISGALPEETQVPSTNELAAFLRINPATAGKGVNLLVDSGVLYKKRGIGMFVADGARARLMAERRDQFREQYLAPLLAEAQKLGITPVQLAAMIQDGTR, from the coding sequence GTGGACGACAGCCGCCCGATCTTCCTCCAGATCGCCGAGCAGCTCGAGAACGACATCATCTCCGGCGCGCTCCCCGAGGAGACCCAGGTCCCATCCACCAACGAGCTGGCCGCGTTCCTGCGCATCAACCCGGCGACAGCCGGCAAGGGCGTGAACCTGCTCGTGGACTCGGGTGTGCTCTACAAGAAGAGAGGAATCGGAATGTTCGTCGCCGACGGCGCCCGCGCGCGCCTCATGGCCGAGCGTCGAGACCAGTTCCGGGAGCAGTACCTCGCTCCCCTGCTCGCCGAGGCGCAGAAGCTCGGGATCACCCCGGTGCAGCTGGCCGCCATGATCCAGGACGGCACGCGATGA
- a CDS encoding amidase: protein MFELHHLSAVEQLDWLRRGEITPRELAEHYLARIARLDGELGAFAVVDADAALARADAAAALPHALALWGLPTADKALVARAGRVSAFGSRAFAGHVPAESDELALVLDAAGAVSLGATAAPEFGFPSYTEPLAGRPARNPYDLALGAGGSSGGAAVAVAAGLLPVAPGSDGGGSIRIPAAATGLVGLKPSRGRVPAASGFETLAGLVTAGPLARTVADAGLLLDALVAPPGAAASWATAPPGSDEGPFLAAATRGEGRFQLAVSTDSPWAGAYELALDPAARAALELAIAELTALGHGIEELRIPEEPGYSDAFRTVWQAGAATLPLDDALLELVEPLTRWLVERGRALDARRLGEALAWLAGYERRTIARLAPYDAVLMPALALTPRPVGWYDPDDGEENFAQQVRYTPFTSFVNVAGLPAITLPVHATAEGLPMGVQLVGRPGGERTLLALGAQLERRLRWQRRHPPAWTA from the coding sequence GTGTTCGAACTCCACCACCTGAGCGCCGTCGAACAACTGGACTGGCTGCGCCGCGGCGAGATCACGCCGCGCGAGCTCGCCGAGCACTACCTCGCCCGCATCGCGCGCCTCGACGGGGAGCTCGGCGCCTTCGCCGTGGTCGACGCGGATGCGGCGCTCGCCCGCGCCGACGCGGCCGCCGCCCTGCCGCACGCGCTGGCCCTGTGGGGTCTGCCGACCGCCGACAAGGCGCTCGTCGCCCGCGCGGGACGGGTGAGCGCCTTCGGCTCGCGCGCCTTCGCAGGCCACGTTCCCGCCGAGAGTGACGAGCTCGCCCTCGTGCTCGACGCGGCGGGCGCTGTGAGCCTCGGCGCGACCGCCGCCCCCGAGTTCGGTTTCCCGAGTTACACGGAGCCGCTCGCCGGGCGTCCCGCGCGCAACCCCTACGACCTCGCGCTCGGCGCGGGCGGCTCGAGCGGGGGAGCGGCCGTCGCGGTCGCGGCGGGCCTGCTCCCGGTGGCGCCCGGCTCCGACGGCGGCGGCTCGATCCGCATCCCCGCCGCGGCGACGGGTCTCGTGGGCCTCAAGCCCTCGCGCGGCCGGGTGCCCGCGGCATCCGGGTTCGAGACGCTCGCGGGCCTCGTGACCGCGGGACCGCTCGCCCGCACCGTGGCCGACGCCGGACTGCTGCTGGATGCGCTGGTCGCCCCGCCGGGCGCCGCCGCGTCGTGGGCGACCGCGCCGCCCGGCTCCGACGAGGGCCCCTTCCTCGCGGCGGCGACGCGCGGCGAGGGCCGGTTCCAGCTCGCCGTGAGCACCGACAGCCCGTGGGCCGGCGCCTACGAGCTCGCGCTCGACCCGGCGGCGCGCGCGGCGCTCGAGCTCGCGATCGCCGAGCTCACGGCGCTCGGTCACGGCATCGAGGAGCTCCGCATCCCCGAGGAACCGGGCTACTCCGACGCCTTCCGCACGGTGTGGCAGGCGGGCGCCGCCACCCTGCCGCTCGACGACGCCCTGCTCGAGCTCGTCGAACCGCTCACCCGGTGGCTCGTCGAGCGCGGGCGCGCTCTCGACGCCCGCCGTCTCGGCGAGGCGCTCGCCTGGCTCGCCGGCTACGAGCGCCGCACGATCGCGCGGCTGGCCCCGTACGACGCCGTGCTCATGCCCGCGCTCGCCCTCACCCCGCGGCCGGTCGGCTGGTACGACCCGGACGACGGCGAGGAGAACTTCGCGCAGCAGGTGCGGTACACGCCGTTCACGAGCTTCGTCAACGTCGCGGGGCTCCCGGCGATCACGCTGCCGGTGCACGCGACAGCGGAGGGGCTGCCGATGGGCGTGCAGCTCGTCGGGCGACCGGGTGGCGAGCGCACCCTGCTGGCGCTGGGCGCGCAGCTCGAGCGGCGGCTGCGCTGGCAGCGTCGGCATCCCCCCGCCTGGACGGCGTGA
- a CDS encoding SIP domain-containing protein, protein MFLSDLLPATIAWNPREGDSVLLGAVDADIAIAETVAATLPAKARGRIFLEVADAAGIREFAAPGRVCVTWLRRDLGQSMRAAVDAWLAEMLPVEAEREHQVYAWISGDRVAHALTSD, encoded by the coding sequence ATGTTCCTCTCTGACCTGCTCCCCGCCACCATCGCCTGGAATCCCCGCGAGGGCGACTCGGTGCTGCTCGGGGCGGTCGACGCCGACATCGCCATCGCCGAGACGGTCGCGGCCACCCTGCCCGCCAAGGCGCGCGGCCGCATCTTCCTCGAGGTGGCCGACGCCGCCGGCATCCGCGAGTTCGCCGCGCCCGGACGTGTCTGCGTCACCTGGTTGCGCCGCGACCTCGGCCAGTCGATGCGCGCCGCGGTCGACGCCTGGCTCGCCGAGATGCTGCCCGTCGAGGCCGAGCGCGAGCACCAGGTCTACGCGTGGATCTCCGGCGACCGCGTCGCCCACGCCCTCACCTCGGACTGA
- a CDS encoding TetR/AcrR family transcriptional regulator — MAQTSSSATRSRPETARKRTEILQAAIETFGAKGSANGTLADIAEQVGMTHAGVLHHFGSKQKLLLEVLAYRDESDVQALVDRHIPGGPELFLHLVRTAHANALRPGIVQVYAVLSSESVTDGHPARSFFEQRFRVLRQDVRDAFLELCAQEGVTDRSTVDMACASILGAMDGLQLQWLLDPTAIDLGEATEFAITAIVNGVLHPGPPLASRIEPLG; from the coding sequence GTGGCGCAGACATCCAGCAGCGCGACGCGCAGCCGTCCGGAGACGGCGCGCAAGCGCACCGAGATCCTGCAGGCGGCGATCGAGACGTTCGGCGCCAAGGGGTCCGCGAACGGCACGCTCGCCGACATCGCCGAACAGGTCGGCATGACGCACGCGGGCGTGCTGCACCACTTCGGGTCGAAGCAGAAGCTCCTCCTCGAAGTGCTCGCCTATCGCGACGAGTCGGACGTGCAGGCCCTCGTCGACCGGCACATCCCGGGCGGCCCGGAGCTCTTCCTGCATCTCGTCCGCACGGCGCACGCGAACGCCCTGCGCCCCGGCATCGTGCAGGTGTACGCCGTCCTGTCCTCCGAGTCGGTCACCGACGGCCACCCCGCCCGCAGCTTCTTCGAGCAGCGCTTCCGCGTGCTCCGTCAGGATGTGCGCGACGCGTTCCTCGAGCTGTGCGCCCAGGAGGGCGTGACCGATCGATCCACCGTGGACATGGCGTGCGCGTCGATCCTCGGCGCCATGGACGGGCTGCAACTCCAGTGGCTACTCGACCCCACCGCGATCGACCTCGGCGAGGCAACCGAGTTCGCGATCACGGCGATCGTCAACGGCGTGCTGCACCCCGGGCCGCCGCTCGCGAGCCGCATCGAGCCGCTCGGCTGA
- a CDS encoding ABC transporter substrate-binding protein, translating to MKLRKSLIAVGAILTLGAATLAGCSTSTDPGTTGAALTIAKPDGAITTESHNPFLGDSSASKYGYAKVIFEPLALVNPTGDLGTTPWLAQSVQWNDDYSQLTVVPRAGVKWSDGEDFTADDIAFTFGMLQSGKLTDGGALGVTDVTVDGDTVVITFGGSKYTAQARVLHTAIVPKHIWENIDDPNTDPLTGEGLAVGTGPYVLDSWTTESVTLTANPDYWGGELAVPELHYVSYGDNAALTTALSSGEADWAQAFIPQIKDSFLAADEDNHFLAAPTLGAGTVFMNLQTKPFDNVALRQALAWTIDRDAYVDIAREGASSAIWSATGLSELLDDEILPEYKDENYSVDVDKARQILTDAGYTWKDDQLIDPDGEAVSFSISVPAGWSDWNTEQALIAEELKEALGIEVKVDQPDWGGWDAARQEGTFQAIIHWLEDTGNAYGLYTSTMDPKWIVDGKAQYDFGRFDEPEVTQALNDYANASDDGSRQAALAVIQKAFVDNVPAIPLGSHPLLGEFNTRNYVGWPSEDDLYASADPTQPAVVQILTKLKPAN from the coding sequence ATGAAGCTCAGAAAGTCCTTGATCGCCGTCGGCGCGATCCTCACCCTCGGCGCGGCGACACTCGCCGGATGCTCGACCAGCACCGACCCGGGAACGACCGGCGCCGCCCTCACGATCGCGAAGCCGGACGGCGCGATCACGACCGAATCCCACAACCCCTTCCTCGGCGACTCGTCGGCCTCCAAGTACGGATACGCGAAGGTCATCTTCGAGCCGCTCGCGCTCGTCAACCCGACCGGCGACCTCGGCACCACCCCGTGGCTCGCCCAGTCGGTGCAGTGGAACGACGACTACAGCCAGCTCACGGTCGTGCCGCGCGCGGGCGTGAAGTGGAGCGACGGCGAGGACTTCACCGCCGACGACATCGCCTTCACCTTCGGCATGCTGCAGTCCGGCAAGCTGACCGACGGCGGCGCGCTGGGCGTCACCGATGTCACGGTGGACGGCGACACCGTCGTCATCACCTTCGGCGGTTCGAAGTACACGGCCCAGGCGCGCGTGCTGCACACGGCGATCGTGCCCAAGCACATCTGGGAGAACATCGACGACCCGAACACCGACCCGCTCACCGGCGAGGGCCTCGCCGTCGGCACCGGACCCTACGTGCTCGACAGCTGGACGACCGAGTCGGTCACCCTGACGGCGAACCCGGACTACTGGGGCGGCGAGCTCGCCGTGCCCGAGCTGCACTACGTCTCCTACGGCGACAACGCGGCGCTCACCACGGCGCTCTCGTCGGGCGAAGCCGACTGGGCGCAGGCGTTCATCCCGCAGATCAAGGACAGCTTCCTGGCCGCCGACGAGGACAACCACTTCCTCGCCGCACCGACCCTCGGCGCCGGCACCGTCTTCATGAACCTGCAGACGAAGCCCTTCGACAACGTCGCCCTCCGCCAGGCGCTCGCCTGGACCATCGACCGCGACGCCTATGTCGACATCGCCCGCGAAGGTGCCAGCTCCGCCATCTGGAGCGCGACCGGATTGAGCGAGCTGCTCGACGACGAGATCCTGCCCGAGTACAAGGACGAGAACTACTCGGTCGACGTCGACAAGGCCCGGCAGATCCTCACCGACGCCGGCTACACCTGGAAGGACGACCAGCTCATCGATCCGGATGGCGAGGCCGTCAGCTTCTCGATCTCCGTGCCGGCCGGCTGGAGCGACTGGAACACCGAGCAGGCGCTCATCGCCGAAGAGCTGAAGGAGGCGCTCGGCATCGAGGTCAAGGTCGACCAGCCCGACTGGGGCGGCTGGGACGCCGCCCGTCAGGAGGGCACCTTCCAGGCGATCATCCACTGGCTCGAGGACACCGGGAACGCGTACGGCCTCTACACCTCGACGATGGACCCCAAGTGGATCGTCGACGGGAAGGCCCAGTACGACTTCGGCCGCTTCGACGAGCCCGAGGTGACCCAGGCGCTCAACGACTACGCCAACGCATCCGACGACGGGAGCCGCCAGGCGGCGCTCGCCGTGATCCAGAAGGCGTTCGTCGACAACGTGCCGGCCATCCCGCTCGGATCGCACCCGCTGCTCGGCGAGTTCAACACCCGCAACTACGTCGGGTGGCCGTCGGAGGACGACCTGTACGCGTCGGCCGACCCGACCCAGCCGGCGGTCGTCCAGATCCTGACGAAGCTGAAGCCCGCCAACTGA
- a CDS encoding ABC transporter ATP-binding protein has product MSEALLSVRDFSVVYDVDPPVAAVKNVTLELRRGEILGLAGESGCGKTTLAYGVQRLLKAPAVITGGSVVFHDASGADIDVNALDAEEMRRFRWDKVSMVFQGAMNALNPVAPIGRQLEDVFEVHRPAMSRATRRAEVAELLEIVKVGAARARSFPHELSGGMRQRVMIAMALALRPQLMVMDEPTTALDVLVQREILRQISQLRHEFGFSVIFITHDLPLLLEISDRIAIMREGEIVELAAAERIWNDPQDDYTRMLLASFPRLTGERGVVAR; this is encoded by the coding sequence ATGAGCGAAGCGCTGTTGAGCGTGCGCGACTTCTCGGTCGTGTACGACGTCGATCCTCCCGTGGCCGCCGTGAAGAACGTGACCCTCGAACTGCGCCGCGGCGAGATCCTGGGACTCGCGGGCGAGAGCGGATGCGGCAAGACGACGCTCGCCTACGGGGTGCAGCGCCTGCTCAAGGCGCCCGCCGTCATCACCGGCGGATCCGTGGTGTTCCATGACGCATCCGGTGCCGACATCGACGTCAACGCACTCGACGCCGAGGAGATGCGGCGCTTCCGCTGGGACAAGGTGTCGATGGTCTTCCAGGGCGCCATGAACGCGCTCAACCCGGTCGCCCCGATCGGGCGGCAGCTCGAGGACGTCTTCGAGGTGCACCGCCCCGCGATGTCGCGCGCGACGCGACGCGCCGAGGTGGCGGAGCTGCTGGAGATCGTGAAGGTGGGCGCGGCGCGCGCCCGCTCGTTCCCGCACGAGCTCTCGGGGGGCATGCGGCAGCGCGTCATGATCGCGATGGCGCTCGCGCTGCGTCCGCAGCTCATGGTCATGGACGAGCCCACCACGGCGCTCGACGTCCTCGTGCAACGCGAGATCCTGCGGCAGATCTCGCAACTGCGTCACGAGTTCGGCTTCTCGGTCATCTTCATCACCCACGACCTGCCGTTGCTGCTCGAGATCAGCGACCGGATCGCGATCATGCGCGAGGGCGAGATCGTCGAGCTCGCCGCCGCGGAGCGCATCTGGAACGACCCGCAGGACGACTACACCCGGATGCTCCTCGCCTCGTTCCCCCGCCTGACGGGGGAGAGGGGGGTGGTGGCCCGATGA
- a CDS encoding ABC transporter ATP-binding protein, producing MSVLEFDHITKIYNVRGAGQMKALDDVSFTLESGRTIGLVGQSGSGKSTIAKILTQLETPTTGRVLLDGAPIPRHGKALRRYRQQLRMVFQDPFASLNPYHSIRYHLERPLRLDRVVPSDQVDAEVRRLLERVRLDPDAVIERRPHELSGGQRQRVAIARALASRPKLLVADEPVSMLDVSIRSGVLNLLARLQREEGLGVLYITHDLATARHFSDEIMVLNQGRVVERGPADEVILHPQDPYTRELRAASPDPEKHFATVGREPGGAR from the coding sequence ATGAGCGTGCTCGAGTTCGACCACATCACCAAGATCTACAACGTGCGGGGCGCCGGCCAGATGAAGGCCCTCGACGACGTGAGCTTCACGCTCGAGTCGGGCCGCACGATCGGACTCGTCGGCCAGTCCGGCAGCGGCAAGTCGACGATCGCGAAGATCCTCACCCAGCTGGAGACCCCCACCACCGGCCGCGTGCTGCTCGACGGCGCGCCGATCCCGCGCCACGGGAAGGCGCTGCGCCGCTACCGGCAGCAGCTGCGCATGGTCTTCCAGGACCCGTTCGCCTCCCTCAATCCGTACCACTCCATCCGCTACCACCTCGAGCGCCCGCTGCGACTGGATCGCGTCGTGCCGTCCGATCAGGTGGATGCCGAGGTGCGGCGTCTGCTCGAGCGCGTGCGCCTCGACCCGGATGCCGTGATCGAGCGCCGTCCCCACGAGCTGTCCGGCGGTCAGCGGCAACGCGTCGCGATCGCGCGCGCCCTCGCCTCGCGGCCGAAGCTGCTCGTGGCCGACGAGCCGGTGTCGATGCTCGACGTGTCGATCCGCTCGGGCGTGCTGAACCTGCTCGCCCGACTGCAGCGCGAGGAGGGGCTCGGCGTGCTCTACATCACGCACGACCTCGCGACCGCCCGCCACTTCAGCGACGAGATCATGGTGCTCAACCAGGGACGCGTCGTCGAACGAGGTCCCGCCGACGAGGTCATCCTCCACCCGCAGGATCCGTACACGCGCGAGCTGCGTGCGGCGTCCCCCGACCCCGAGAAGCACTTCGCGACCGTGGGTCGCGAGCCGGGAGGAGCGCGATGA
- a CDS encoding ABC transporter permease, whose translation MTAVQPPTLEPEVDALEVGTTATRTTGARSRIPWRFLGGRAAFYLFTLWAAITINFFLPRMMKGDAVDQYLARNRNVSPEAADALRALLGLDTDKSLFEQYIDYWAHLLRGDLGVSLLHGLRPVTEVISQALPWTIGLVGFATIVAFTIGTVGGAIIGWRRGSRLDVFIPITTFLGTIPYFWLGMLAIAAFSVNLRWFPIGKAYGVGTKPEWSFEFIGEVIHHGTLPVLTIVIASLGGWMLGMRNMMLTVLDEDYITVAQAKGMPNRRVLWGYAARNAVLPQIQSFALSLGFVVGGTIVMEMVFSYPGIGKLLLDATNAKDYALMQGVFLVITLSVLVANLLADVAYAFLDPRTRQTEA comes from the coding sequence ATGACCGCCGTCCAGCCGCCGACCCTCGAACCCGAGGTCGACGCCCTCGAGGTCGGCACCACCGCGACCCGCACGACCGGCGCGCGCTCCCGCATCCCGTGGCGTTTCCTCGGCGGCCGCGCCGCCTTCTACCTGTTCACGCTGTGGGCGGCCATCACCATCAACTTCTTCCTGCCCCGCATGATGAAGGGCGACGCCGTCGACCAGTACCTCGCCCGCAACCGCAACGTCAGCCCGGAGGCGGCGGATGCGTTGCGCGCGCTGCTCGGGCTCGACACCGACAAGTCGCTCTTCGAGCAGTACATCGACTACTGGGCGCACCTGCTGCGCGGCGACCTCGGCGTCTCGCTCCTGCACGGGCTGCGGCCGGTCACCGAGGTGATCTCTCAGGCCCTGCCGTGGACCATCGGACTCGTCGGCTTCGCGACGATCGTCGCCTTCACGATCGGCACGGTCGGCGGGGCGATCATCGGCTGGCGGCGCGGCAGCAGGCTCGACGTGTTCATCCCGATCACGACGTTCCTGGGCACCATCCCGTACTTCTGGCTCGGGATGCTCGCGATCGCCGCCTTCTCGGTGAACCTGCGGTGGTTCCCGATCGGCAAGGCGTACGGCGTCGGCACGAAGCCCGAGTGGTCGTTCGAGTTCATCGGCGAGGTCATCCACCACGGCACGCTCCCCGTGCTCACCATCGTCATCGCCTCCCTCGGCGGCTGGATGCTCGGCATGCGCAACATGATGCTCACCGTGCTCGACGAGGACTACATCACCGTCGCCCAGGCGAAGGGGATGCCGAACCGCCGCGTGCTGTGGGGGTACGCGGCCCGCAACGCCGTGCTGCCGCAGATCCAGAGCTTCGCGCTCTCGCTCGGCTTCGTGGTCGGCGGGACGATCGTCATGGAGATGGTGTTCAGCTATCCGGGCATCGGCAAGCTGCTGCTGGACGCCACCAACGCGAAGGACTACGCGCTCATGCAGGGCGTGTTCCTCGTCATCACCCTCTCCGTGCTCGTCGCCAACCTGCTGGCCGACGTCGCCTACGCCTTCCTCGACCCGCGCACCCGTCAGACCGAGGCCTGA
- a CDS encoding ABC transporter permease — protein sequence MFRNGKSITGLAILAFFVLVAIFADVLAPYSPTKVNPTERLKPPSPEHWLGTTHIGEDVLSQVIHGTRGVIVVGFLAAAIATVIAITVGVIAGYLTGWKSESLSALTNVFLVIPGIPLIIVVASIFEDPPLWAIAAVLGLIGWAWGARVLRAQTMSLRNRDFILAARANGEPLRRIILVEMLPNLMALIAASFVGTVTAAILGLTTLSYIGVIPVTTYNWGTILNWASAQGAFQQNQWWWYLPPGLCIAIIGVALSLINFGIDEYVNPRLRSAGERARALKKKGLDVNDAVTAVRPEPAAPGERVQA from the coding sequence ATGTTCCGCAACGGCAAGTCGATCACCGGGCTCGCGATCCTCGCGTTCTTCGTGCTCGTGGCGATCTTCGCCGACGTGCTCGCGCCCTACTCGCCGACCAAGGTCAACCCGACCGAGCGCCTCAAGCCCCCGTCGCCCGAGCACTGGCTCGGCACGACCCACATCGGCGAGGACGTGCTCAGCCAGGTGATCCACGGCACGCGCGGCGTCATCGTCGTCGGCTTCCTCGCCGCGGCGATCGCCACCGTCATCGCGATCACCGTCGGCGTGATCGCGGGCTACCTGACGGGGTGGAAGAGCGAGAGCCTGTCCGCGCTCACCAACGTCTTCCTCGTCATCCCCGGCATCCCCCTCATCATCGTCGTCGCCTCCATCTTCGAGGACCCGCCGCTGTGGGCGATCGCCGCGGTGCTGGGGCTCATCGGCTGGGCGTGGGGCGCGCGCGTGCTGCGCGCCCAGACGATGTCGCTGCGCAACCGCGACTTCATCCTCGCGGCGCGGGCCAACGGCGAGCCGCTGCGCCGCATCATCCTCGTCGAGATGCTGCCGAACCTCATGGCGCTCATCGCCGCGAGCTTCGTCGGCACCGTGACCGCGGCCATCCTCGGCCTCACGACGCTCTCCTACATCGGCGTCATCCCCGTCACGACCTACAACTGGGGCACGATCCTCAACTGGGCCTCGGCGCAGGGGGCCTTCCAGCAGAACCAGTGGTGGTGGTACCTGCCTCCGGGTCTCTGCATCGCGATCATCGGCGTCGCGCTCTCGCTCATCAACTTCGGCATCGACGAGTACGTCAACCCGCGCCTGCGCTCGGCGGGCGAGCGCGCCCGCGCGCTCAAGAAGAAGGGCCTCGACGTGAACGACGCCGTCACCGCCGTGCGCCCCGAACCCGCCGCGCCCGGCGAGAGAGTCCAGGCATGA